A genomic segment from Variovorax paradoxus B4 encodes:
- a CDS encoding acyl-CoA thioesterase has translation MRIEIPEKKKLVYEMSIPIRWGDMDAMGHLNNGTYFRYLETARIDWIRSLGIAPEPGGEGMVIVNAFCNFYRQIEYPGDVLLKMYVSDPARTTFESWATMARAEAPDVICAAGGATTIWVDFPKQKALALPDWLRAVVSG, from the coding sequence ATGAGAATCGAAATCCCCGAGAAGAAGAAGCTCGTGTACGAAATGTCCATCCCCATCCGCTGGGGCGACATGGACGCCATGGGCCACCTCAACAACGGCACCTACTTCCGCTACCTGGAAACCGCGCGCATCGACTGGATCCGTTCGCTCGGCATCGCGCCCGAACCGGGCGGCGAGGGCATGGTGATCGTCAACGCCTTCTGCAATTTCTACCGCCAGATCGAATACCCGGGCGATGTGCTGCTCAAGATGTACGTGAGCGACCCGGCCCGTACCACCTTCGAGAGCTGGGCCACCATGGCGCGCGCCGAGGCGCCCGACGTGATCTGCGCGGCGGGCGGGGCGACCACGATCTGGGTCGATTTTCCGAAGCAGAAGGCGCTGGCGCTGCCCGACTGGCTGCGCGCGGTGGTGAGCGGGTAG
- a CDS encoding SDR family oxidoreductase, with product MAYSIDLSGRVAFITGASSGLGAQFAKTLARAGAAVVLASRRLEKLKELRARIEGEGGDAHAVELDVTDIGSIKAAVARAETEVGPIDILVNNSGVSTTQRLSDVTPDDYDYIFDTNVRGSFFVAQEVGERMLARADGSAPGTYIGGRIINIASVAALKVLPQIGTYCMSKAAVVQMTKAMALEWGRFGINVNALCPGYITTELNEDHWASEGGAKLVSMLPRKRVGKPEDLDGLIVLLASGQSHFVNGAVIAADDGFAL from the coding sequence ATGGCTTACAGCATCGACCTTTCGGGCCGCGTGGCCTTCATCACCGGGGCTTCCAGCGGCTTGGGCGCGCAGTTTGCCAAGACATTGGCGCGCGCCGGTGCCGCAGTGGTGCTCGCGAGCCGCCGGCTCGAGAAATTGAAGGAGCTGCGCGCGCGCATCGAGGGCGAGGGCGGCGACGCGCATGCCGTCGAGCTCGACGTCACCGACATCGGCAGCATCAAGGCCGCCGTGGCGCGCGCCGAAACCGAGGTGGGCCCCATCGACATCCTGGTCAACAACTCGGGCGTGAGCACCACCCAGCGCCTTTCGGACGTCACGCCCGACGACTACGACTACATCTTCGACACCAACGTGAGGGGCTCCTTCTTCGTCGCGCAGGAAGTGGGCGAGCGCATGCTGGCGCGCGCCGATGGTTCGGCGCCGGGCACCTACATCGGCGGGCGCATCATCAACATCGCCTCGGTGGCGGCGCTCAAGGTGCTGCCGCAGATCGGCACCTACTGCATGAGCAAGGCCGCGGTGGTGCAGATGACCAAGGCCATGGCGCTCGAATGGGGTCGCTTCGGCATCAACGTGAATGCGCTGTGCCCCGGCTACATCACGACCGAGCTCAACGAGGACCACTGGGCCTCCGAAGGCGGCGCCAAGCTCGTGAGCATGCTGCCGCGCAAGCGCGTGGGCAAGCCCGAGGACCTCGACGGCCTGATCGTGCTGCTGGCCAGCGGCCAGAGCCATTTCGTGAACGGCGCGGTCATTGCGGCCGACGACGGGTTCGCGCTCTGA
- a CDS encoding electron transfer flavoprotein-ubiquinone oxidoreductase produces MTHDEILAQFGPRESMEYDVVVVGGGPAGLSTAIRLKQLAAHHEKEISVVVLEKGSEPGAHILSGAIMDPRALNELLPDWKEQGAPLNQPVTDDAMVFLGEKSGLRTPNAFLPACFQNHGNYIISLGAFTKWLAQQAENLGVEIFPGFPAAEVLYNENGSVRGVATGNMGVGKDGEPTENFQLGMELLGKYTVFAEGARGHLGRQLIARFKLDEGKDPQTYGLGVKEVWEIDPKRHQPGFVLHTAGWPMKSDTYGGAFLYHMEDNKISMGFITGLDYSNPYLSPFEEMQRWKLHPNIRWYLEGDEAQGIKPAKRIGYGARAITAGGLMSLPKTVFPGGALVGCEAGYLNVSRIKGSHAAIKTGMLAAEAAYDAVQAGRQHDELTAYPAAFEKSWLYTELNKARNFKAWFKKGLGIATFMNGIEQWLFKGHIPWTLHRHKPDHLYLKPAAECKPIAYPKPDGKLTFDRLSSVFISNTNHEEQQPAHLTLKDASVPVNINLSKFAGPESRYCPAGVYEFVPDEAKAGKERLQINAQNCVHCKTCDIKDPTQNIVWVTPEGGGGPNYVGM; encoded by the coding sequence ATGACCCACGACGAAATCCTCGCCCAGTTCGGCCCCCGCGAATCCATGGAATACGACGTGGTGGTCGTCGGCGGCGGCCCGGCCGGCCTCTCCACCGCCATCCGGCTCAAGCAGCTCGCCGCCCACCACGAAAAGGAAATCTCGGTCGTGGTGCTCGAGAAGGGCTCCGAGCCCGGCGCGCACATCCTCTCGGGCGCCATCATGGACCCGCGCGCCCTCAACGAGCTACTGCCCGACTGGAAGGAACAGGGCGCCCCGCTGAACCAGCCCGTCACCGACGACGCCATGGTGTTCCTCGGCGAGAAATCGGGCCTCCGCACGCCCAATGCCTTCCTGCCGGCCTGCTTCCAGAACCACGGCAACTACATCATCAGCCTCGGCGCCTTCACCAAGTGGCTCGCGCAGCAGGCCGAGAACCTGGGCGTGGAGATCTTCCCGGGCTTCCCGGCCGCCGAAGTGCTCTACAACGAGAACGGCTCGGTGCGCGGCGTGGCCACCGGCAACATGGGCGTGGGCAAGGACGGCGAACCCACCGAGAACTTCCAGCTCGGCATGGAGCTGCTGGGCAAGTACACGGTGTTTGCCGAAGGTGCGCGCGGCCACCTCGGCCGCCAGCTGATCGCCAGATTCAAGCTCGACGAAGGCAAGGATCCGCAGACTTACGGCCTCGGCGTGAAGGAAGTGTGGGAAATCGACCCCAAGCGCCACCAGCCCGGCTTCGTGCTGCACACCGCCGGCTGGCCGATGAAGAGCGACACCTACGGCGGCGCCTTCCTCTATCACATGGAGGACAACAAGATCTCCATGGGCTTCATCACCGGCCTGGACTACAGCAACCCCTACCTCAGCCCATTCGAGGAAATGCAGCGCTGGAAGCTGCATCCCAACATCCGGTGGTACCTCGAAGGCGACGAGGCACAGGGCATCAAGCCCGCCAAGCGCATCGGCTACGGCGCGCGCGCCATCACGGCCGGCGGCCTGATGTCGCTGCCCAAGACGGTGTTTCCGGGCGGAGCACTGGTCGGCTGTGAGGCGGGCTACCTCAACGTGAGCCGCATCAAGGGCAGCCATGCCGCCATCAAGACCGGCATGCTGGCCGCCGAAGCCGCGTACGACGCGGTGCAGGCCGGCCGCCAGCACGACGAACTCACGGCCTACCCGGCTGCGTTCGAGAAGAGCTGGCTCTACACCGAGCTGAACAAGGCGCGCAACTTCAAGGCCTGGTTCAAGAAGGGGCTGGGCATTGCCACCTTCATGAACGGCATCGAGCAGTGGCTGTTCAAGGGCCACATTCCATGGACCCTGCACCGCCACAAGCCCGACCACCTGTACCTCAAGCCCGCGGCAGAGTGCAAGCCCATCGCCTATCCGAAGCCGGACGGCAAGCTCACCTTCGACCGCCTCTCGAGCGTGTTCATCAGCAACACCAACCACGAGGAACAGCAGCCGGCGCACCTGACGCTCAAGGATGCGTCGGTGCCCGTGAACATCAACCTGTCGAAGTTCGCGGGCCCCGAAAGCCGCTACTGCCCAGCCGGCGTGTACGAGTTCGTGCCCGACGAAGCCAAGGCCGGCAAGGAGCGCTTGCAGATCAACGCGCAGAACTGCGTGCACTGCAAGACTTGCGACATCAAGGACCCGACGCAGAACATCGTGTGGGTCACGCCCGAAGGGGGCGGCGGACCGAACTACGTGGGGATGTAG